One Montipora foliosa isolate CH-2021 unplaced genomic scaffold, ASM3666993v2 scaffold_434, whole genome shotgun sequence genomic region harbors:
- the LOC137988911 gene encoding ATP-dependent DNA helicase RecQ-like, translating into MSATTEECWQKAFKAVREQFEIDNLLPEQENALREFLGGQNIFVNLPTGYGKSLIFQCLPIAADALFEKPHGSSVLVVILPLRSLMEDQIWHVNNMGVPAITITDEEDVEIIQQVMNGNYVLVYGSPECLLSTESWRSIFDCQSFKEMLIGVAIDEAHWVGSKKVPFRKWYGCLGELRSLIPTATRLVILTATATKATKGEILNTLHLSGEDTKFIEQSPDRPNIKYCAQYLDKNEPLEASFSTLIEELKTMRGNTPRTLIYCQTRKQCSVLFRMFEVFLGHGIFQGTIKPQNRIVEMYHAGTSSRVKDHIVDNMASDEGHLRVLISTIAFEMGVNCKKVRRVIHFGPSKSMEMYVQESGRAGRDGLPSTCVLLHNGLLSAHCDEDMKHYVSTSECRRKVLINHFGFEHDSVNHAQCGVHQHTCCDICAEMCKCGSGNCPDLWTPHKDTDNIPELADGESVSDTTRQRRVVSSAARKMLQNKLLEYHKGLSNQVDVDSMVTCPNVLLEFNSFHINQIVRNCHSIFSLRDVSEVVEIWRQKYAVAILNILSDIFGDIDTTTELPAVEDEAIHEHDSILSEWGQLRDDSSLNLMLNTRDLENCGSFSDVLDDQDDSHNLELHSENSECLN; encoded by the exons ATGTCAGCAACTACAGAAGAATGTTGGCAAAAAGCATTCAAAGCCGTGAGAGAGCAGTTTGAAATCGATAATCTTCTACCTGAACAGGAAAACGCGCTTCGCGAATTTCTTGGAggtcaaaatatttttgtaaatttgccGACAGGCTACggcaaatctttgattttccAGTGCCTTCCGATCGCTGCGGATGCTCTGTTCGAAAAGCCTCATGGTTCCAGTGTTCTCGTCGTCATATTGCCGTTGCGATCGCTGATGGAAGACCAGATTTGGCATGTAAACAACATGGGAGTGCCAGCGATCACGATTACTGACGAAGAGGACGTCGAAATAATCCAGCAGGTGATGAACGGCAATTATGTGCTTGTTTATGGCTCTCCAGAGTGCTTGCTCTCGACTGAATCTTGGAGAAGTATTTTCGATTGTCAAAGTTTCAAGGAGATGTTGATCGGAGTGGCTATTGATGAGGCCCACT GGGTTGGATCGAAAAAGGTGCCATTTAGAAAATGGTATGGATGTCTGGGGGAACTGAGGTCCCTGATTCCAACAGCAACCAGGTTGGTAATATTGACAGCAACTGCAACCAAGGCTACAAAAGGGGAAATATTAAATACCCTGCATTTGTCAGGAGAGGATACAAAGTTTATTGAACAAAGTCCAGACCGTCCAAACATAAAGTACTGCGCACAGTATCTTGACAAAAATGAACCACTTGAGGCTTCATTTTCAACTCTAATTGAAGAATTGAAAACTATGCGTGGAAATACTCCAAGAACTTTGATTTACTGTCAGACAAGGAAACAGTGTTCTGTTTTATTTCGCATGTTTGAAGTTTTCCTTGGACATGGCATCTTTCAAGGAACCATCAAACCACAAAATAGGATTGTTGAGATGTACCATGCTGGTACCTCATCACGAGTAAAAGACCACATTGTTGACAATATGGCCAGCGATGAGGGACACCTTCGAGTACTCATTTCAACAATTGCATTTGAAATGGGAGTCAATTGTAAAAAGGTTAGACGCGTAATACATTTTGGTCCCTCCAAATCAATGGAGATGTATGTTCAGGAGAGTGGACGTGCTGGGAGAGATGGGCTGCCAAGCACTTGTGTGCTTTTACACAATGGTTTGCTGTCTGCACACTGTGATGAAGACATGAAACATTATGTAAGTACCAGTGAATGTCGTCGAAAGGTACTGATTAACCATTTTGGGTTTGAACATGATAGTGTTAACCATGCCCAGTGTGGTGTTCATCAACACACATGTTGTGACATCTGTGCTGAAATGTGCAAGTGTGGAAGTGGCAACTGTCCTGATTTATGGACCCCCCACAAAGACACAGACAACATTCCAGAACTAGCAGATGGTGAGTCTGTCAGTGATACAACCAGACAGAGAAGAGTGGTTTCTTCTGCAGCAAGgaaaatgttgcaaaataagCTCCTAGAATACCACAAAGGATTGTCTAATCAGGTTGATGTCGACTCAATGGTCACATGCCCAAATGTTTTGCTTGAGTTTAACTCCTTTCACATCAATCAAATTGTACGAAATTGCCACTCGATTTTCAGCTTAAGGGACGTGTCTGAGGTTGTTGAAATTTGGAGACAGAAGTATGCTGTTGCCATTCTTAATATACTTAGTGACATTTTTGGAGACATTGACACAACTACAGAACTTCCAGCTGTAGAAGATGAAGCTATTCATGAACATGATTCCATCCTGTCTGAATGGGGACAATTGCGGGATGATTCATCGCTGAATCTTATGCTTAATACTCGTGATTTGGAGAACTGTGGTTCTTTCTCTGACGTATTAGATGACCAAGATGATTCACATAATTTGGAATTGCATTCTGAGAATTCTGAATGTTTAAACTAG